The sequence TTCTTCTTATTTGCAGTTGACTGGTTTTTCCATGAGTGTAATACTGTAGCTTGATGGACGCCAGGCTACATAATATTCGAAAATAGTCATTCCTTATTTGTCTGTCAATCACAATCAATTTGATGAGTTAATTTTGCGTACATCTAAAGTGTGTATAATCCTATAGAGAATATTTACATTAGTTATAAGGACTCAGCATTTGATATAACTTAAAGGCAACGTGTATCAACTCATTCTTCTAGTCAAGAATATCAGAGCTTCTTAGAGGGGGAATAGATAGGCTCTAAAACCATGTCTTGGTTTTTTACAGTTCTCTTTCTTGTTACTGCTCTTACATTTCATACTCCTTCAGAGGCTAGCCATGAGAAGAACGATCCTTCTGCAGTTGTTGTAGGCACTGTCTACTGTGACACATGTTTCCAAGAGGATTTCTCACATACCAGCCATTTCATTTCAGGTAAattcatctcaaattttcaaaaagttcttcatcaaatttatttttgtattgtAGTCCGGCTATAAAACAGACATCCTTTCAATGATTTCCGTACACCTTCTCCTCCTTACACTCATgtttattttgtaatctttaaATTCGAATGAATCAAAGAAAAtcagaagaaagaaataaaaagggtacaaaatgaaaagaaaaaaaaaagtaaaatccaAGAAAATGACTAAAAACCTTTATACAAGTATTTCCTGTATATGAGTCAACTATACAACTATGAAAAGTAAATAACAAATCAATTACAAAAAAATCTCGCCTAACTTCTTGCCGGTAAGACTCTGCTTTCAATCGCGATTTCTTTCCAACATACAACGAGTGTAGGGATATTATTTCTCTTGAATAAAAGTTGGAGGATATGTCATTTGTATGTGTTGATATCATTGTCGCCAAGTATGTATGTCATCAGTAACTTCGATTTTATTGTTAGTCAACAAAACGTCCCAACATGTTATGCATGCATTATCAACAATATCAATAATCTGGTGGGGTTTCTGTGCAGGGGCATCTGTTGGTGTGGAGTGCAAAGATGGGAGTTCAACAAAACCAAGTTTCAAGGCAGAAGTGAAAACAAATAGCCATGGACAAATCAAAGTCCAACTGCCCTTCTCAGTGAGTAAACATGTCAAGAAAATTGAAGGATGCTCCGTGAAACTAATCAGCAGCAGTGAACCCTACTGTGCTGTGGCATCATCAGCTACTTCATCTTCCCTACATCTCAAGGCAAGAAAGCAAGGGACCCACATATTCTCTGCTGGGTTCTTCACCTTCAAGCCTCCCAAGCAACCCAGCTTATGCAACCAGAAACCCAGCATTCAGAAttccaaaaaattaaattcccAGAAGTTCTCATTCCCTCCTACTGATGAGATGGCGTTCCCATCCCCCTCTCAGGTGGACCCCACAATGCCCGATCTCCCTCTCATCCCAAATGATCTCCCAGGACTCCCAGGACTACCAGGTCTCCCAGGTCTCCCAGGCCTCCCAGGCACAGGTCTTCCAGGCGTCCCAGGTACAGGTCTTCCAGGACTCCCAGGTCTCCCTGGACTCCCAGGCCTCCCAGGTCTCTCTGGACTCCCAGGCCTCCCAGGCCTCCCAGGTCTCCCAGGACTTCCTGGAACTCCAGGTTTGCCCCATGTTTGTGGAAAACCTTCATGTGGGTCCTGCAACTGCAAAACTTCAAAGAATGGGCAACTAGGTGATAATAAAGAAGTGACCAATCTAGATTCTCCACCAGCAGTTTCAGCACCATGATTCCCGTAAACCTGCCTCCTATACCTGGTTCCTATCCTATTGGGTGCTACCCGTTTAAGTATAATAAGCCCATTTAGGTATTCTGAGTTGTAGTTTCCTGAACTTCTATGTATTTAGGTCTCTTCCTACTCATCTGAGAATTATGAATGAAATGTTGAATGTTTTAGTGTTATGTACTCTTCCCCTTTTCTCTCTACTTCTCCCTCTTTCTTCTCTTACGAGAATGGGTCCCATCTAGTTTCACTTTTTGACCGTCACCGCCACCTCCAACCCTCCCGTTCCTCCCTCCATTCCCATTCCCAGTCTCACCTGCGCATCGGATGCCCGGAATCCCCCCAGCTTCTTCTTCAAAACAAAGTATTCACCTTGATTTAAGCTAATTACTATATTTAACTACAAATCGTCTATAATTACCTTCGAAATAGTGTTTTACATGtttgtttaagtttttaattatgtAAAAGTTCTTGTATGGTTGGTTGTGCAAGTATCGGAACaatatatttttacatagtAGGGTTTGTATGTTTGTGCTTTTTGTAATGAGTATGCGGTGGACACAAAATTATTGTAAGGGTAATGGTAGTGCTAGGccgaccaaaattttaaattagatttgcaaatcaaattatgtgtcatcaatagaaaataagtacattaattaacacttaattaataatctaatTCATcaacagccacatcatttggtttacaaaatttggtttaaaattttggtctgtGTAAAGAATCTCTATTTTTGGTGAGATTTTGCACTAATATTTTCATAATACTACCTTGTATATAAGATAATTTTAACTACAAATCACagtctcatatatatatatacagttaTACCATAAATTTTGAACCCCATATATGCATTTCAACTATTAACATCATTCTCCAAAACACATACAAGGGAAGGAAACAAAGATGAAAGAAAGTTTGAAGCAAGTGAGTAGGGTTTATATACATAGAAGTAGTTTCATTCACAAAATAAGAAAGGTTAAGGTATTCCCAGTTAAGTGATTAATTCATGTTGTTGGAAGTTAACCAGCTCCTGGAGTCGAGAAGTCGAAGGCAGCAAGGGGCTCCCGAGCAAAGGGTGTTGTCtgcatcgaagaagaagaaagaagatgaagGGTTTTAGTCTCCAACGGctatttttgtttaaatgtgGGTGTAAGTGTGTGAGTGACAAGTGTACACTCTAGATTAAATCACCCCCCAAATGAAGGGTTAGGATGTAATCTGGAGTAGTAAGACTTAAATGGTTGTTAAAGTCTCTTGTCAATCatttttttaaacaagtatGGGTGATGGCAATGCACCATACCCTTGTAAAATCTCACCTTACTTAATCAATCAAGGCTGCTGCATTTTTGCTAAGCCAGTATCCAACCTCCTAGTTTTCTCCAATTTTCTCTGCCATCCTAATCAAAAGAAACCGATTCAAACACTCAATCAAAAACACAAGATCAACAAACTTTATCATGGCCTCAGAGCTTTGTTActgatcttaaaaaaaaaaaaaaaaaagtctgggCGTAATCTGTGCAAATAGAGATTTCTGGGAGTACCAACGTAGTGTCTTCTACAACAACAATCAACAAACTACCCTGAAATGAAAGGATCCAGCAGTAGCATTGACCTAAAAGCTCCAGTCTTTGATGGGGAGAATTATGATTTTTGGAGAATAAGAATGACAACCATTTTCAAATCCTATGATCTATGGGATATGGTTCAACACAGGTATGAACTACCTGAGATGGAGATCGATGCTCTAGAGGAGGATCTCATAGAAACACAACTCAAAACACTGAAGCAGAATCGGATGGAGAATGCTAGAGCACTTGGAATCATTCAAGGTGCTGTCTCAGACACCATTTTTCCGAGGATAGCAAATGAAGAGACTGCAAAAGGAGCTTGGGAAGTTTTACAGCAAGGGTACAGAGGAGACACTAAAGTTAGAAAGGTAAAACTTCAGTCCCTTAGAAGAGATTTTGAGTATACAAGAATGAGGGAAAATGAGCTATTAAAAGACTACTTCACTAGGCTGTTTGATGTTGTAAACAAGATGAAAACATATGGTGAGGAACTGCCTAATGAAAGAATTATCAAAAAACTGTTGATTAGTTTGACTAAACCCTATGATTCAATAGTGAGTGTTATAGAAGAAACCAAAGACGCTGAAACTCTTAGTGTACAAGATGTGATGGCATCCTTAAGAGCTTTTGATCAAAGGCTCGAGAGGCATGCTGACTCTGCACTTGAGAAAGCTTTTCAATCACTCAATGTTGGATCTAATAGTCAAGCCAGTGCAAGCAATCAGAAACCACAATGGAAGGGCAAGAACAAGAAATGGGAAGGAAAAGGGTATCACAACTCAAGACCTAACTAAGGCAGCAACATCAATGCAGGTCCAAGAACCAAGCAACAATGCAAGCACTGTGATAAATTCCATCTTTGGGAGTGTTGGTTCAAGGACAAGCCTAGATGCCACAAATGCAATAGGTTTGGGCACATTATGAAGGACTGCAGATCAAAGAATGTGCAACAAGTGAACTGTGCAAAtcaagtggaagaagaagcaaatgtGTTATGTGCTTTCAATGCAAAAGTGGAGAGAAACTATGAAGTATGGTACATTGACAGTGGCTGCAGCAACCACATGACTGCACATGAGTCATTATTCATTGACATCGACACAAACTTCACTGGAAAAGTGAAAATGGGAGATGGAAACATTGTCAAAGCCACTGGAAGAGGAACTCTGGTTATCAACaccaagaaaggaagaagatgcaTAAGGGAGGTAATGCTAGTGCCTGGATTGGATGAGAATCTACTTAGTGTGGGtcaaatgatggagcatggctATTTCCTACTCTTTGAGGGAACTGTGGTTGAGATCTATGATGACAAATCCCTATCAAACTTGGTGACCAAAGTGGAAGTGAAAAACAGAAGCTTTCCACTTGTGCTGAAGTACTTAGAAGAAATGGCAAAGAGAGCAAGTGTGACAAGTTCTATGAAGCTATGGCACAAGAGACTCGGTCATTTAAACATGACAAACTTACAAAATCTGCAAAAGGATGAAATGGTGCAAGGTATACCAAAGATGGATCAATGCAATGAAACCTGTGAAGGGTGTGTGTTTGGCAAGCATCACAGAGATTCATTTGAAGCTGGAAAGGCTTGGAGGGCAACAAAGCCACTCGAATTGATTCACTCAGATGTGTGTAGACCaatgaaaacaacaacaatcaGTGGAAACAAGTATTTCCTAACTTTCATTGATGACTATTCACGGATATGTTGGGTGTATTTCATGAGGTTCAAGTCTGAGGTATTCACAATATTTAAGAAGTTCAAGGCAATGGTGGAATTGCAAAGTGGATACCCAATCAAAAGACTGAGAAGTGATAGGAGAGGTGAGTACACCTCACATGAGTTCAATGCATTTTGTGAAGATGTGGGGTTGGAGAAGCAACTCATTGTGGCATATTCAACACAACAAAGTGGGATTGCAGAAAGGAAGAATAGGACTATAGTCGAAATGGTTAAGTCTATGATGCATGAGAAGAACATGCCTTATAAATTTTGGGGTGAAGCTGTGAACACCTCAGTGTACCTATTGAATAGGTGTCCTACTAAAGCATTGGAGAAGAAGACTCCATTTGAAGTGTTCAGTGGAAGGAAGCCTTCTGTGAAGCATCTGAGAGTGTTTGGCTTAGTGTGCTACACTCTCATCCCTCACTAACTAAGGCACAAGTTGGAGAAATCAAGTAACAAGGGTGTTTTTGTAGGCTATGGTACCAGTGAGAAAGGATACAGAGTTTATAATGTGTTGACTTAGAAGATAATCCTATCAAGGgatgttatctttgatgaaAACTCAATGTGGAACTAGGATACAATGGTAGAGGAAAAGGACAGTGTCTCTCTACAAATTGACCTAGGCAAAAGGCAAACAAGGGAGCCTATGGAGACCTCAGTTCAAGAAGAAGTCACAGATAATGGTGACATACAAGGGACTCCACAGCAAGCTACTATGAGTCCACAATTAAGTCAATCACAGACAACAACTCCTAGTTCAACTCCAGTAAGGTTGAGAAACCTAGATAAGATTTATGCTACATGTAATTATTGTGTAGTAGAACCAGAAACATATGAAGAAGCTGAGAAAGACAAAGCTTGGAAGAAAGCAATAAAGGAAGAGCTTGAAATGATAGAAAAGAATGACGGAACTTGTAAATTGACCAAGTGACAAGCTTGTGATTGGTGTAAAATGGG is a genomic window of Malus domestica chromosome 09, GDT2T_hap1 containing:
- the LOC103421533 gene encoding branchpoint-bridging protein-like isoform X3, translated to MSWFFTVLFLVTALTFHTPSEASHEKNDPSAVVVGTVYCDTCFQEDFSHTSHFISGASVGVECKDGSSTKPSFKAEVKTNSHGQIKVQLPFSVSKHVKKIEGCSVKLISSSEPYCAVASSATSSSLHLKARKQGTHIFSAGFFTFKPPKQPSLCNQKPSIQNSKKLNSQKFSFPPTDEMAFPSPSQVDPTMPDLPLIPNDLPGLPGLPGLPGLPGLPGLPGLPGTPGLPHVCGKPSCGSCNCKTSKNGQLGDNKEVTNLDSPPAVSAP
- the LOC103421533 gene encoding branchpoint-bridging protein-like isoform X2, whose translation is MSWFFTVLFLVTALTFHTPSEASHEKNDPSAVVVGTVYCDTCFQEDFSHTSHFISGASVGVECKDGSSTKPSFKAEVKTNSHGQIKVQLPFSVSKHVKKIEGCSVKLISSSEPYCAVASSATSSSLHLKARKQGTHIFSAGFFTFKPPKQPSLCNQKPSIQNSKKLNSQKFSFPPTDEMAFPSPSQVDPTMPDLPLIPNDLPGLPGLPGLPGLPGLPGLPGLPGLPGTPGLPHVCGKPSCGSCNCKTSKNGQLGDNKEVTNLDSPPAVSAP
- the LOC103421533 gene encoding uncharacterized protein isoform X1; translation: MSWFFTVLFLVTALTFHTPSEASHEKNDPSAVVVGTVYCDTCFQEDFSHTSHFISGASVGVECKDGSSTKPSFKAEVKTNSHGQIKVQLPFSVSKHVKKIEGCSVKLISSSEPYCAVASSATSSSLHLKARKQGTHIFSAGFFTFKPPKQPSLCNQKPSIQNSKKLNSQKFSFPPTDEMAFPSPSQVDPTMPDLPLIPNDLPGLPGLPGLPGLPGLPGTGLPGVPGTGLPGLPGLPGLPGLPGLSGLPGLPGLPGLPGLPGTPGLPHVCGKPSCGSCNCKTSKNGQLGDNKEVTNLDSPPAVSAP
- the LOC114822024 gene encoding uncharacterized protein; protein product: MKGSSSSIDLKAPVFDGENYDFWRIRMTTIFKSYDLWDMVQHRYELPEMEIDALEEDLIETQLKTLKQNRMENARALGIIQGAVSDTIFPRIANEETAKGAWEVLQQGYRGDTKVRKVKLQSLRRDFEYTRMRENELLKDYFTRLFDVVNKMKTYGEELPNERIIKKLLISLTKPYDSIVSVIEETKDAETLSVQDVMASLRAFDQRLERHADSALEKAFQSLNVGSNSQASASNQKPQWKGKNKKWEGKGYHNSRPN